Within Gambusia affinis linkage group LG01, SWU_Gaff_1.0, whole genome shotgun sequence, the genomic segment TTGCTGGGCCAGCTGGAGGACATGAGGGACAGCCGTCTGTCCCGCATCATCACCACGGTTCAGGCCAAGAGCCGCGGGAAGCTGATGAGGATGGAACTTCAGGAGCTGAAGCTGAAGAGGTCAACATGGCCGCCATCAGTCTTCCTGCTCTGATACAGACgctaacttcctgtttcctgcagcagccatgttggagaACAATGTTCAGTCATTCATGTGTAGAAGATCCAGGTTTTTCCTCAGACTCGGGCGGTTCTGGTAAAACCTGGACTGGACTGTGAAGCTGGATGTTTGTGGTTCTTCCTGTCAGGGACGCCTCCGCGGTGATCCAGTTCAACCTCAGGGCCTTCTTCTCGGTGCGCACCTGGCCGTGGATGATGCTGTTCTTTAAGCTCCGCCCCCTGCTGAAGAGCGCCCAGGTGGAGAAGGAGCTGGCTGCTCTGAAGGACGACTTCGCCAAGTTGAAGGAAGCGTTTGAACGGTCCGTCCCATGTTAGGATGAAACGTCTGGAGGACGTTCTCCTCAGTTCTCTGACCGCTGGGCTTTTCTTcatcaggtcagaggtcaggcgGCAGGAGGCCGAGCAGCGGCAGGTGGTTCTGGTCCAAGACAAGAAGGATCTGGCTCTGCAGCTGCAAGCTGTAAGAAACGCTGAGCCTTCAGTTTCACCTCCAAATCTTTATTCCTCCTTTAAACCAACCAGCTGCTGAcgtcaaaacagaaacaaacctaTTTCAAATATTAAGAGTCTGGATTTGAATCTTCCTTATCAGGAGCAGGACAACCTGATGGACGCAGAGGACCGCTGCAACCAGCTGATCCAGTCCAAAATCTCTCTGGAGTCCAAGCTGAAGGAGACGCAGGAGCGTCTGGAGGACGAAGAGGAGGCCGGCGCCAGCCTGACGTCCAAGAAGCGACGGCTGGAGGACGAGGTGCTGTCCCTGAAGAGAGACGTGGACGACCTGGAGATGACGCTGGCCAGAGTGGAGAAGGAGCGGCACGGCGTGGAGAACAAGGTGCGGCGCCTCGCAGCGTGtcgctgcagctgctgcgctTCCCGCAGGCTGAAACTCTCCGCTGCCTGCAGGTGAAGAACCTGACCAACGAGATGGTCGTCATGGATGAATCCGTCGCGTCTCTGAGCAGAGAGAAAGCTGCTCTGCTGGAGGCTCACCAGCAGGTGCTGATCGACCTTCAGGCTCAGGAGGACAAGGTCAACATGCTGGCCAAGGTCAAAGCTCGTCTGGAGCAGCAGGTGGACAACGTAAGAAAAGTTCCTCTCAGCAGTGGTGGACAGCGCTAACCAGCAGGCTAACGGCTCCAACCCTGAGTCACCAATCAGTCCAGCTAATGCTAACGCAACAAACCAATGCAGTATTTAGtagaagctaacgctaacaaGCTGAAGCGCTAAATTCAGCAAAGTTCATTCCCACTTTATTCAAGTGAAAGTTTATTGAACAACTAAACACATCAGAGTTTAGAGTTTATCCAGAAAAACTGGTTTTGGTGAAACTAAACTTTAACGAAACCAACCAGTTTCAGCTGGTCTGAGAACTCAGATGGCACAGGAATGTTCCTGCCCATCTAAACCGTTGGTGGTTCATCTAGGCGACGCTGTGATGTCATATCCTCTTGGCAGGTTGAAACCTCCCTGGACCTGGAGAAGAAGACTCGGTGCGACCTGGAGCGAGtgaagaagaagctggaggGCGACTTGAAGCTCTCTGTGGACGCAGTGAAGGACCTGGAGAGCCAAAAGGAAAATCTGGAGGAGAGACTGAAGAAGTAAGATCAGCCTTTCGCTAAAGTAACCAGgcaaaaagtaaagtttgtgaTTCCCTGTACTCCTCCAAAGGAAGGACTCTGAGTTGGTTCAGTTCCATGAGAGGCTGGAGGACGAGCAGGCGCTGAGTGTCCAGCTTCAGAAGAAGATGAAGGAGCTGCAGGTGGGTCCCAGAACCAAAGGTTTCCGGATCCTCCTCTGGTCCTGGGCGCTTCACTGGTTTGGCTGCTCCTGCAGACCCGaatggaggagctggaggaggcgCTGGAGGCGGAGCGGGCGTGTCGCCTCAAAGCCGAACGTCAGAGGAACGACGTCGCCACGGAGCTGGAGGAACTGGGAGAGAAGCTGGAGGAGGCAGGAGGAGCTTCAGCGGCTCAGGTGGCTCTAAGCAGGTAATTGACCTGCTGCCTGACAGGAAGGTCCAACCTGCAGGGTCCAGTAACAGATCTGCCACAGTCACAGCATGAagggagcaaaacaaaacctgtctCAGTAACTTTAGTCCATTTGCTCAACAGGAAGCGAGAGGCGGACTTGCAAAAGATGCGGCGGGAGCTGGAGGAGGCGAGGCTTCACCACGAGGCCGTAGCTGCCAGTCTGAGGAGGAAGCACTCGGACTCGGTGGCGGAGCTCAGCGATCAGATCGACGCTCTGCAGAGAGCCAGACAGAaactggagaaggaaaagacgGAGATCCGACTGGAGGCCGACGACCTGGCCGCCAGCGTGGAGCAGCTCGGCCGAGCCAAGGTGAACCAGAACTGTAACGTGGCCGGTTCGGTTCTGCTGCCTGCAGGTTGTCTGACTGACGCTCCTCACGGCTGCAGGGGACGGTGGAGAAAACCTGCCGGGCGTATGAGGACCAGCTGATCGACAGCCGGAGCAGAGCGGACGACCTGCAGAGGCAGCTGGCTGAGGTTTCTGCTCAGAAAGCCCGAGCTCTGACCCAAACTGGTAAAACCCAAACACAGGATGGACCGGATGGACGGCCGGCCAATCACACATCACCAAActaaactttgactggaccgaTGCTTTCAGGGAACAAACGTTCCCACTGCAGGATGGAGGCTTTTGTTAGAACAATTAGTATTTGTGTCAGTCTGTGGTTTAATTTAAGAGTTTGGTCTGAGATTATCTGGGATTATCTGAATTTATCTGGGATTATCTGGGATTATCTGAATTTATCTGGGATTATCTGGGATTATCTGGTGGGAACAGCAGCACTGAAACCAGAAGGTTTCTGGTCCACAGCTGAGTCTGAGGAAACTTTCTGTCCTGAAGGACTCAAATATAATCCCATCATTCCTGTTCTGTTCTCAGCTGAGTTTAGCCGCCGGTTAGAGGAGCAGGACGTCCTGATTGGTCAGCTGCAGCGCTCCAAGGTCAGCCTTGGCCAAGACACGGAGAATCTGAAGAAGCAACTGGAGGAAGACAGCAAGGTAACAGTGAACCCATCCTGTGCAAAGTTCTGCTCTTTCACTTGGAGACAACAGATGTTTCTCTCCATGTCCGCTGAAGGCCCGGGTGGCTCTGGCTCACGCCGTCCAGGCGTCCCGTCACGACTGCAGCCTGCTgaaggagcagctggaggaggagcaggaagccAAAGCCGAACTGCAGAAGGCTTTGACTCGAGCCAACGGTCAGCTGGTCCAGTGGAGAGCCAAGTACGAGACAGAGGCTGTGCTGAAGATAGAGGAGCTGGAAGATGCAAAGTAAGAAGACACTGGTGGTTCCActccgacccgacccgacccaaAGCGTCCGGGTTCTGAAGCTCAGACGTGTCCACTGCTGTAGCTCATGAGAGATTCTGTATCGATGGTTCAGAGGGATGGTGACGGTTCTGTGATCTCAGTTTCTACATCACTGAGGATTCTAGTCAAAGTTCTGCAGAACCCTGGACCGACCCTCAGTCCATCGCTCACACAGCCTGGGCCCGGCTGGCCGCGGTCTGAACCCAGAACCCTGTGCTGTACGTCTCAAAGGTCTGTCTGATGTTTGCAGGAAGAAGTTGGTTGTGAAACTGCAAAGTGCGGCTGAAGCCACGGCGGCGGCTCAGGCTCAGAGTTCCTCACTGGAGAAAACCAAGCAGCGCCTGCAGGCCGACGTCGACCAGCTGGCAGCTGAACTGCTGCGCTCCGACGCCGCCGCGCTGGCTCTGGACAAGAAGCAGCGAAACTTTGACAAGGTTGGTCCAGAAACAGAACCCGAGCCGACAAGCTGTAGAGGGGAAGTGGACCTGAGTGTGACGTGTGATGCAGCTGCTGAGCGACTGGaagctgaaggaggaggagcttcaggCGGAGCTGCAGGCGTCCCAGAGAGAGTCTGGCAGTCTGAGCACAGAGCTGTTCAGACTGAGGAGCAGCTATGAAGAGGCTCTGGATCATCTGGAGACGGAAAAAcgggaaaacaaaaacctccaaGGTACCCAGACCCGGGTCGACTGGACCGCCTGTAgtctgatcagaaccagaggatGTTTGTCCAtcgatacacacacacaccttacTGTTACTCCTGTCCACTCTCTGCTGAGCCGTCCTGCTATCAGAACCAAACGTCCCTCATTTCTGCCGTTTTCCAGAGGAAATCCTCGAGTTGAGCAACCAGATTGGAGAAGAAGGGAAAACCATCCACGAGCTGGAGAGAACCAAGAAGATCCTCCACATGGAGAAGAGTGACATCAGGGCTGCTCTGGAAGAGGCGGAGGTAAGAAACCTCCTCAGTCCAGGTACCTGTGGACTCACCTGAACGGCTGACTGGACCGGTTCCCCTCCAACCAGGGAACGCTGGAGCACGAGGAGAGCAAGAACCTGAGATTCcagatggagctgcagcagattcGGAACGAGATCGAACGAAAGACTGCAGAGAAGGACGAAGAGATGGACACGCTCAGGTACctgaaacagccaatcagaagcctTCAAACTGCAGCTGGTGGCCCAGATCGGTTCTGGTAAGAAATGAACCCAAAGGCAGAGGAGCGTCGGGTCTGACAATGAGCCGGATCAGGACTGGATGGACAGTCTGTGCTGAGAGTCCATCCATCATCGGGTCAACATGAAGTTCAGAGTTTCTCGATCAGCCAGATTTTAAATGCAGAGGATGGAGAGAGTTCTGCACACCGAACAGAATCTGGAGGAAATGAGGAAATGAAACCTGAAGGTCagcctctggttctggtccagatccAGAATGAGCTGCTTTCACAAAACAGGGATCTGGTTTAGGCAGAACCAGTTCAGGGTGTTGGACTGGTTCTGGAAACTAATCCTGCATTTCCAGGGCAAACGGACCAATCAGGAACCGTTTCCTCTGCCTCACTGACGACCCAACCAGCGTCTCAACGGGTCAGAGGAAACGGCGGCGTGTCCAGAGTTTCTCTGAACGTGCCTTCAGTCCGCTGCTCTGACCCGATCTCCTCTGACCCGATGTCCTCTGACCCGGTCTCAGACAGGAAGTCTCTTGATCGGCGTTTTGGTGCTTTCCTCCTCCAGGCGGACCCACCAGCGCTCTCTGGACAGCACTCAGGCCCGGCTGGAGGCCGAGATCCGCGGTCGCAGCGAGGCGCTTCgtctgaagaagaagatggagtCGGACCTGAACGAGATGGAGGTCCAGTTGGCGCACGCCACCCGGCAGGCGGCGGAGAGCCAGAGGATCATCAGACACCTGCAGACACAGGTAATCCCACCGGATCAGGCGGGCAGCGGCACACACGGGTCATCActtggttctgctgcaggtcaaAGAGCAGCAGGTGGAGCTGGAGGACAAAGTCCAGGCGGCCAATCAGCTCCAGGAGCAGCTGGTTCTGTCGGAGCGCCGCGGCGCGCTGATGGCGGCGGAGGAGGCGGAGCTGAGAGCGGCGCTGGAGCAGAGCGACCGCGCCAGAAAGACGAGTGAAAACGAGCTGCTGGAGGCGGCAGAGAGAGTCGGCCTGCTCAGCACTCAGGTACCCTGCggccgacctctgacccctggcCTCGCCGACCTCCAGACTTTGACCCGAGGCTTCCTGCGTTCCAGAACGCGGCTCTGCTGAACCAGAAGAGGAAGTTGGAGACGGACCTGTCTCTGCTGACCGGAGAGGTGGACGAGGCCGTGCAGGAGAGCCGCAGCGCCAGCGAGAAGGCCAAGAAGGCCATCACTGACGTCagtcctgacctctgaccccgggCTCAGTCAGAGTGTGGCGCTGTGGTTCCTGATCGTTGCTGTTCCTGCAGGCGGCGCTGATGGCCGAGGAGCTGAAGAAAGAGCAGGACAGCAGCAGCCAGCTGGAGCGGATGAAGAGGAACATGGAGGCCACAGTGAAAGGTCTGGAACCAGGCGAGAAGGTCTGGGACCAGGCGAGAAGGTCTGGAACCAGGCGAGAAGGTCTGGGGCCAGGCGAGAAGGTCTGGGACCAGGCGAGAAGGTCTGGGGCCAGGCGAGAAGGTCTGGGGCCAGGCGAGAAGGTCTGGGACCAGGCGAGAAGGTCTGGAACCAGGCAAGAAGGTCTGGGGCCAGGCGAGAAGGTGCTGCACATAAGAGTGATAAAATATTAACGTTGATGTTTGAGAACATCAAGGGATTAAAAAGTGTCTTCAGTAATTTAACCACAGAAACTAAACCTGtgataaaaaagacaaagatcAAAGTGAAATTCTTTCATCTGATGAATTTGTGGCTGAATTAGTGATAATCTGTGCTGCAGATTATATTCCAGATTAGGCAGCTGAGTGGTGACTCACTCTGTCAGACCTGCAGGTGAAGCTGGACGAGGCGGAGCAGACGGCccagagaggagggaggaagcAGCTCCACAAGCTGGAGACCAGAGTGAGGAGAAGTTCTGCCGGTTCTGATCCGCTGAACCCAGAGGGATTCTGGGGGATCTGGGCTGAACCCAAACCAAACAACCTGCTGAGGATGAGGAGCTCCTGCTTGTAGTTTCAGAACCCAAACACATCGATGTCCTCAAACCccaaaatgttctgcttttcatttctttagcAAATCAATCTGGATCAataacctttttatttacaaaaactcTTTAATTCAACAGaataatgattaaataaaagaatgTATTTGGTTCCAGTGTCtcagtttctgctgtttgcaggTCAGGGAGCttcagctggagctgctggaggagaggaagaggagcgatgaGTTTCAGAAGAGCCTTCGTCACTCTGAGAGGAGAGTGAAGGAGATGTCGCTGCAGGTCTGAGCCCCCGGCCGCcgctgctctggttctggttctgttgggccGCTGCTTCATTGGTTCTGTGTCCTGCAGTCGGAGGAGGACAGGAAGACTCTGCTGAGGATGCAGGAACTGATCGAGAAGCTTCAGGCCAAAGCCAAGAGCTACAAGAGACAGGCGGAGACCGCAGTGAGTGTCTGGACCGCTCAGACCCAGCGGAGcgcttttattctgaaacatCAGCAGCCgccagaaaaacacaaacagctgcatcacaggaaaggtcaaaggttatctGTAGATCTGAAATAATGGTGGCCTTCAGAGTTACAAACAGAGTAAAACTTTTTCCCTCTGGGAGTTTTAACGTTTCCATCCGGTGGTTCATTCGGTGTCATTCCTCCATCTGTCCGCCAGGAGGAGCAGGTGAGCAACACCAGCGTCCGTTTCACAAAAATCCAACTGGAGCTGGACGACGCGGAGGAGAGAGCCGACATGGCCGAGACCACCGTGACCAAGCTGCGGCTCCGAACCCGCGAACCACGCGGCGCGCCGGTTCTGGTgggtccagtccggtccggtccgcgTTTCACATCTGATTATTATTTACTAACAGAAtcgtttgtttttctgcagatgaGCGACTGACGCGGCGGTTCCTCCACCAGCTGTGGACGTTTAATGTCTCAGATTAACTGGTTGTTGAGTTAAACGTGACCGGGTcgctgttttctctctgctttggTTCGGTTTGGTTCGGTTtcctgactttgtttttcagtaataaACCTTTATTATCGCTGTTTCAcctgtttggttggttggtttgtgCTGCAGATCTCCTGCCTTCATCAGTCACACgaatctgtttttaaagtcaCTTAGTTACAAATTATTGGGTTTATTTATCCCGACATGAGGGGGAAATGGAGTTCAGTCATTATTCCATCATGTTATACATTAACTTATGAATGtcacaatttcaaaataaatatttaatttcccaaATAACATTTAGCTTGTTAAGTAAATTAAACTACTTAGCGCCAAAGTAAATGGACCGCTCAGACCCAGCGGAGCGCTTTTTTGGCTACaggctaaacatttagctaactCACAGCTACACATTTAGTTAGTTTGGAACTTAGTATTTTTGCTCtaagctagctaaatatttaaccaaataaaCTTGGGCTGcgcagtggtgcagttggtatcACTGTTACCTGGCACctagaaggtcctgggttcgattcccgggtctttctgcatgttctctctgggttctctggcCCAAAATTCTCCTTAGGTCTCAGTGTGTGGTTGACCTGcaatggactggtgacctgtcggtgaccccgcctcttgccctttgacctctggagaggcaccagcacctcctgaccccaatGGGATAAGAGTGTCAGAAGAGATAGTTTAGCTATTCACTTACAAACTTGTtgaggtaaatatttagcttttagtATGAAgagtgcttcataaataaaactgattaaaaataaatatttagcctgaCGCTAAACAATTAGCACTGAGCTAGCTGCTCAGTTGGCTACTGAATATGTAGTTTggaataaatattgtttataaactgacatttataaattaatactGTGGAGGAAATTTGACCCCATTTTTCTCCTAAGACTAAATAAACTTATTGCCGTTAATTTTTGATGATGAGCTTCTTAACGGAGCCTGATGCAGAAACGTTTCTTCCACTCAGTAGTTTGGCTTTCAACACTTTATTCACAAACTAAACTCAGTGTTTCCACAGGTCCGTGGGGGCTGAAACAATCGTCCATCAGTCAAAGTGCTCTGCAGTTTTGTCCTTCtgccggtccggtccggtcagAACCGGCCCgatctttacaaataaaaacatctaaactttTACATTCAAACAAAACCGCGGCTGGAGGATCAGAGCGAGACGGACTGGATTCACACCGGAGAGGAGGAAACGTCACCAACAGCtccaggatcagaaccagcaaCCTCTGGGTCAGCCGGACTGAACCCAACCCGAACCTTCACAGGTCCAGAGTCACACAGAATCAATCATCCTGCTTCCAGCAGATCCTCCGTTTTActcaaatcataaaaacatttttaatgcagaaagaAGAGTTTTATATGGAAGCCCATTCCTGccattaaagaaagaaaacccaacaggaagtcatgaaTACaagttttaaagtcagaattatgaggATAAAGACCGTTCTTcctctgattttaaaatattcatagtacaaaaataaaacggtGAGTTATAAACGTTCAAAggataaaagaataaaattattaaaaaacattgtttgacatcaatgtttccttttactttcatttttctctcacaTTCTTTATTAATGcagaacattaaataaaataatctgcaataTTCTCATAGGTAACAGTATTACTAACAGAAGCTCTGGTAGtaacaacaataatattatcATTATGGATAATaatatgacttcctgtttcgtGGTATGAATGGGTTTCCATAGATTCTGAGCATCTCCACCTGCAGCAGGTTCAGGATcagaaaacatcacatttattcATCATAAAGTCTTTAGAACCAAAACATAATCATGTTGATTTATAATATTGCTGAATTTCTCCACCTGCACGTCTCTTGTGTAGGAGGgggtctccatagcaaccaatGACTCGgcattttctgattttgataGCTTCAGCTTGCTAGCTCTGCTAGCAGGAGGAAGCTGACATGTTTAACAGCAACTCAACAAATTCATAAAGGCATTGTGGGAAATGTAGGAAGTCAGAGTGAAACCATCATGTCCCACCCAACAGAGCACATCTCTGACATTACTGAACAGAAACTACTTTATGAATGAATACTAGCAAAACtctgcagacaggaagttgaCGTCTCAACTTCCTGTATGAATCCAGTCATGTTTTCCTGGAGCTTTTCCTTCCTCTGGATTCAGCTCAGTGGATAaaatggaggaggaagaggaggaaggtgaTTGGACggttaaaaatcaaacacacacaaaaacagagtcctgtctctgattggctcacGAGACGTCAGGAACTCCTCCAATCAGAAAAGTTCTCGCCGTCTTCTCGTGGCGGTGGCACGCCATGGGAACCGTGGTCCGTCCCCTGGTTAGTAATGCTGTTGGTCACCATGGTAACCAACAGTGAAGTTAAAGGAGGAAGTCACATGACCACAATAGTGGTGATGTCAGACACGAAGCGGTCCTTCAGCGCCTTGCAGACAAACTAAATACAAACACGAGATGAAGGCGGCCaatgggaggaggaggaggaggaggaggaagaggaggacgaagGATTCTGACTCATCATTCTCAAAACTAgaaattttctcaaatttaattcaaaatcgGACAAGAATAGGGAGGAATTTGGGAGCCTCCAACACGGCCTGGAAGGCAAAACTcagggaaaaatgttttctaaacgttacaaacacatttcctgttctcctcctgctcctgcGCCTCCTGCCTCAGCctcactcctcttcctcctcggaGCGACAGCAGCAGCCcgacagagaggaggaagaggagggaggagcaGGTGATGAAGAGGCGAGTCCAGCGTTTCCTCCCAGTGATgtcacaacagcagcagaaggtgATTGGCTGAGCGCTGACACGGGGGCGTGGCGGCCGATCTGTGATGTCACCTCAATGGCCACGCCTTCCTGCTTCAGACGGCGGTGGTGGGCGGAGTCTGGAGCCGgtgtcagccaatcaggaagcTTAACCCTTCCAGCCGTCCCAGATTGGACCTCTGGACACAAACAGGAAGGCTGAAGGTTAAACCAGCTGCAAGCCGCTTTGGGTTCAGCGTGAGAGACGACTGAGGCGCATGCAGGCGGCGGAAACAAACTACCTGAAACCCAAATATCGTTGTTATGGCGACAGTGggaacaaacaaaaccagaacaaaacggCAGATTCACTCAGtaagacagaaacatttctgatgttTCATGTGAAAAGAGCTTCGAGTTCAAAGACGATCcgtcctgctgctgtttcctctAATAATCTACAGCTTCAGTGGAAACAGCCTCTTCATAGAgtggatttaaaaacattagtagtgatggggtgtgtgtgtgtgtgtgtgtgtgtgtgtgtgtgtgtgtgtgtcggacagacagacaggacgGAGGCGTCCAGCAGAAAGCCGCCCCATGCAGGCCAATCACAACGGAGAACATGGAGGAAGACTCACAGAGTTCGGGATGATGAAGGCTTCTTCACTTTCGGCCACTTCCTCCTCTCAAACAGCCTGatgcaacaaacacacacacagttacacACTCAGCCAAACACACCGTCTGCACCGGCATCCCCCAGAGCGCCAGCAGGAAGTCATGCAGCactcagagtgtgtgtgtcggtgtgtgtcggtgtgtgtcggtgtgtgtgttcTGGTGTTTGTACCTGTAGTCACCAAAGCCGCCATGAGTCCGCCCTCCTGCTGAAAAGATCATCTGATTGGTTAGTAAGCAACGACTTCAGGAAAAAACAACCTGATTACAGCTGAGCTGGTTTAACGGAGGTCACCTGAACGCACCTGAAGCACCTGAACGCACCACCAGCAGCTCTGATGTTTCTACGTCTGCGAGACGAAGGAACATCAGAGCCGGAATTATTGTGGTTCGTTCCGTTTGGTTAAATTTATctctctatttattttatttatttaccatctTCCTTCCTCTCTAAACTCACGTCGTCCTGATCTGCAgcaaaatattcacatttccTGCTCACAGTTTACTGACCGACTCGAAGCTTTTTGTCAGTAAATCACCGTCTGGCTCAAACTTCATGTTGACTGTTAAATGTCATGTGGGTGAAGATTTAACTTCAAACTAACATTTgtgcaacaaagaaaaaactgtgaagagaaccagtgaaaccagtgaaACCAGGGAAACTAGTTGGTTCAGAGCTGGTAGCAGCAGCATCACCGTGTTGCTGATGAACATATGAAAATGAACGGTGGCGCTCCACAGGGCTGTGAGCTTGGCCCAGTCCGGGTTCACACTGATGacaaagtttttataaaacagaaacaaatttataaaaatctgatgACATAACTTAAAAATATGGTGATGATTCTGGTTTGGATggtgagatgtgtgtgtgtgtgtgtgtgtgtgtgtgtgtgtgtcctacCCAGCTCTACTGAGCGCGTGCGGGGATTGCACTGCTTGTGACCCCTGCAGCCTCTGAGCTCCATCAGCTGGACGTGCAGCTGGTTCAGAACCGTCCGGTCCAACGAGCTGACGGCGTTTATCAGCTGCAGACACAGAGAGACAAACCCAACGCGGATTCAGAATCTGGGCAACTTCTCAACGGACACAAAACCTCTGAGGTCCAACAGCTGAGGAAGGTTTTAAAATAGATTCACATTCGGCCATTTTCAAAactcaaacagaaccaaaaggTTCTGAACATCCAGGAGGGATTTAAGTTTTAACATCTGATTCAAACATGGGATAAAAGTCAgaatgaaacacattaaagaacatttccaataaatattctaaatagtaaacaaataaaacaaaatactttatttacaaattttcaGCACAGCTGAACCAAAGTTCATCCTGTGAAggctgtggtgtgtgtgtgtgtgtgtgtgtgtgtgtgtgtgtgtgtgtgtgtgtgtgtgtgcgtgtgtgtgtgtgtgtgtgtgtacctggtACGGGTCGGTGCTCAGGTCGAAGTACTCCAGGAATCCAGTGGCGAACTCACAGAACAGGAAGTTGTGCGTCTCGTTGATGGTCCTCAGGCACCAGTAGGTGTTGTTGTTGGCGCTGGTGCAGGCGCAGAACGGACCCACTGAAACACACCGAGTCATCACACATGACCCTTCATCTCTAAGgatgacctttaacccctgAAGCAGGAACcactgtggtgtgtgtgtgccgtACATGTCCAGAAGGGGGCGGTGTGCCAGTGTTGGTTATCGTGTGTGAAGCAGGTGAGTCCAGGCATCGAACATGTGTCATTGTTCCTGATCCTCTTGatcatcttcctcatcttcttcctcctcttctgctCCTTCTGAAGCCAGCTCTTCTTATTCCAGGCCCCGCCCTTCctgctgtcacacacacacacacacacacacgcatatgtAGGTGTTTACAGGTCACCACcctgatgatgaggatgatgacatcactgaaaCCTTTCTGACTCACCTGAAGGGATGAAGGACTCCTCCTCTGAAGCGAAGCTTCTTCTTCAGTTTGGCTTTgtacctgcacacacacacacacacacacacacacacacacgcacacacacacacacacacacatcatcaggtgatggatgaatggtggttggatggtggttggatggtgaTTGGATGGTGGtaggatggtggttggatgatggttggatgatggtagGATGGTGGtaggatggtggttggatgatggttgggtgatggttggatgatggttggatgatggaagGATGGTGGaaggatggtggttggatgatggttggatgatggttggatgatggttggatgatggttggatgatggttggatgatggtaagatggtggttggatgatggttggatgat encodes:
- the LOC122836610 gene encoding myosin-7B-like isoform X1; the protein is MSRFLDMKEFGEAARYLRLSNLEQLAARAQAFDGTKRVWLPDEAEAYIEVEVRELNGDKTAVETRDGRFLVVKESELQPMNPPKFDLLEDMAMLTQLNEASVLFNLRRRYSMWMIYTYSGLFCLAVNPYKWLPVYLSPVVTAYKGRRRVDTPPHIYAMADNAYSDLLKNRENQSMLITGESGAGKTVNTKRVIQYFATVAALGETVKRGRSLEDQIIEANPAMEAFGNAKTIRNDNSSRFGKFIRIHFGPTGRLASADIDIYLLEKSRVVFQQPGERSYHIYYQILSNHKPELQDLLLVTTNPYDYHLCSQGVTTVEGVNDGEELSLTDRAMDTLGFTAEEKLGCYKLVGAIMHFGNMKFKKKQREEQAEADGTESVDKAAYLMGISSSELLKGLLNPRVKVGNEFIVKGQTVEQVNYAVAALSKATYDRMFKWLVGRINSSLYTALPRQYFIGVLDIAGFEIFELNSFEQLCINFTNEKLQQYFNHHMFILEQEEYNTEGIEWTFIDFGLDLQACIDLIERPMGILSIMEEECMFPKATDHSLKTKLFDHHLGKSPNFQRPRPDKKHKYETHFELVHYAGVVPYNICGWLDKNRDPLNETVVTLFQKSSNKLMAGLFENYVCSDSAAVAAGDHKGETKHRKRKAASFQTVSQLHKENLNKLMANLRSTQPHFVRCIIPNETKSPGVMDPFLVLHQLRCNGVLEGIRICRKGFPNRIAYAEFKQRYRILNPSAIPEDSYMDSRKAAEKLLGSLDIDHNQYKFGHTKVFFKAGLLGQLEDMRDSRLSRIITTVQAKSRGKLMRMELQELKLKRDASAVIQFNLRAFFSVRTWPWMMLFFKLRPLLKSAQVEKELAALKDDFAKLKEAFERSEVRRQEAEQRQVVLVQDKKDLALQLQAEQDNLMDAEDRCNQLIQSKISLESKLKETQERLEDEEEAGASLTSKKRRLEDEVLSLKRDVDDLEMTLARVEKERHGVENKVKNLTNEMVVMDESVASLSREKAALLEAHQQVLIDLQAQEDKVNMLAKVKARLEQQVDNVETSLDLEKKTRCDLERVKKKLEGDLKLSVDAVKDLESQKENLEERLKKKDSELVQFHERLEDEQALSVQLQKKMKELQTRMEELEEALEAERACRLKAERQRNDVATELEELGEKLEEAGGASAAQVALSRKREADLQKMRRELEEARLHHEAVAASLRRKHSDSVAELSDQIDALQRARQKLEKEKTEIRLEADDLAASVEQLGRAKGTVEKTCRAYEDQLIDSRSRADDLQRQLAEVSAQKARALTQTAEFSRRLEEQDVLIGQLQRSKVSLGQDTENLKKQLEEDSKARVALAHAVQASRHDCSLLKEQLEEEQEAKAELQKALTRANGQLVQWRAKYETEAVLKIEELEDAKKKLVVKLQSAAEATAAAQAQSSSLEKTKQRLQADVDQLAAELLRSDAAALALDKKQRNFDKLLSDWKLKEEELQAELQASQRESGSLSTELFRLRSSYEEALDHLETEKRENKNLQEEILELSNQIGEEGKTIHELERTKKILHMEKSDIRAALEEAEGTLEHEESKNLRFQMELQQIRNEIERKTAEKDEEMDTLRRTHQRSLDSTQARLEAEIRGRSEALRLKKKMESDLNEMEVQLAHATRQAAESQRIIRHLQTQVKEQQVELEDKVQAANQLQEQLVLSERRGALMAAEEAELRAALEQSDRARKTSENELLEAAERVGLLSTQNAALLNQKRKLETDLSLLTGEVDEAVQESRSASEKAKKAITDAALMAEELKKEQDSSSQLERMKRNMEATVKDLQVKLDEAEQTAQRGGRKQLHKLETRVRELQLELLEERKRSDEFQKSLRHSERRVKEMSLQSEEDRKTLLRMQELIEKLQAKAKSYKRQAETAEEQVSNTSVRFTKIQLELDDAEERADMAETTVTKLRLRTREPRGAPVLMSD